A segment of the Acidimicrobiia bacterium genome:
GAGTCAGCATCGCCCCTCCGGCTCGCGCTGGTCGCGCTCGTCACCGCGCTGCTCATCTACACCCAGTACTGGTGCTTCTACCTCGTCGCGGTGGCGGGGGCGCTGCTCGTCGTCCGTGCCGTGCGCGCCGGGGCCGGCCCGGTCCGGCGGGCGGCGCAGCGCGTCATCGGGGCGATCGTCGTCGGTGTCCTGACCTTCATCCCGTGGATCCCCACCTTCGCCTACCAGGCGCGCCACACCGGGACCCCCTGGGGCAACGCCCGCGTGCCCTGGTCGTCCACCGCCGAGGCGCTGGCGCGCTTCGCCGGCGACGACCACAACGGCGAGACCTTCATCCTCCTGTTCGCGCTCCTGGCGCTGGCGGTGATCGGCGTCTTCGGGCGCAGCCTGGACGGCCGGAGGATCGAGCTCGACCTCCGGACCCGCCCCGGCGTGCGCGCCGTCGCCATCCTGGCCTTCGGCACCCTCGTGCTCGGCACCACGCTGTCGTTCGCGGCCGGCAGCGCGTTCGACTCCCGGTACGCGTCGGTGATGTTCCCCTTCTACGCCCTCGTCGTGGCCCTCGGGATCAGCCTGTTCACGGACCCGAAGGTGCGCGCCGGCGTCCTCGCCGTCGTCGTGCTCCTCGGGCTCGTGGGCGGGATCCGCAACGTGACCACGAACCGCACCCAGGCCGGACAGGCGACCACGATCATCGCCGCCAACGCTCGACCCGGCGACGTCGTCGCGTACTGCCCCGACCAGATCGCGCCGTCGGCGAGCCGGCTGCTCGCGGGCGTCCCCGGGCTCGTGCAGCTCACCTTCGCCGACGCCTTCGGGCCCACCCGCGTCGACTGGGTCGACTACGT
Coding sequences within it:
- a CDS encoding glycosyltransferase family 39 protein, whose translation is MATQAPARDVGIRTPGARPRPPWAAVLLGAVVLAGVGLRFYTRSDLWLDEALSVNVARLPLSDLHAALRHDGAPPLYYALLHFWIRGFGTGDFASRALSGLLSVATLPLAWFAGRRLGGRRLAAFTLVVVATSPYAIRYGTEARMYSLIMLLVFAGYLAVLRALESASPLRLALVALVTALLIYTQYWCFYLVAVAGALLVVRAVRAGAGPVRRAAQRVIGAIVVGVLTFIPWIPTFAYQARHTGTPWGNARVPWSSTAEALARFAGDDHNGETFILLFALLALAVIGVFGRSLDGRRIELDLRTRPGVRAVAILAFGTLVLGTTLSFAAGSAFDSRYASVMFPFYALVVALGISLFTDPKVRAGVLAVVVLLGLVGGIRNVTTNRTQAGQATTIIAANARPGDVVAYCPDQIAPSASRLLAGVPGLVQLTFADAFGPTRVDWVDYVDRIGSASPAAFASEAVQRAGPHTIWYISAFGFNHVEGKCEGVDAALARARPNAAIAVAQDDSIAEYMSLTIYRG